Within Xanthomonas theicola, the genomic segment GACCAGGATGCCGGCCGCCGGCATGCCGTCGTCGGACTTGCCGATCTGCCGCGGCGTCTCGTGCTGCAAGGCGCTGCGGCGCGAAACGACGACCGAGATATTGTCGTATTCCACCTCGGCAAAGCTGTTCTTGAGGAAGCGCTTGATATCGTTGATCAGCACCGCCGAGTCGACATCGCCTTCGTAACTGGCCAGCGCCGACAAATGTACCGGCGGCATCTTGCGCCCGCCTTCGCCGGCGTCGAGGTCGTAGCTGACGTGCACGCGCGCCGACACCACCCCGGCGATGGTGCGCAGCGACTGCTCCAGGCGTTGTTCGATGCCGGAATACAGGCGCGCTTTCTCCGCGCGCGGCGATGCGACCAGGCTGTCGGACGGGAACAAGTCGGCGATCTGCACCGACTTGCGCGACGGCAGATCGTAGGA encodes:
- a CDS encoding EscJ/YscJ/HrcJ family type III secretion inner membrane ring protein, whose protein sequence is MNKLAGMVMLCLALAGCKQESLLQGLDQGQANEVVAVLHRHNIDAGKRDNGKNGYSVDVGEPDFAAAVDILRSYDLPSRKSVQIADLFPSDSLVASPRAEKARLYSGIEQRLEQSLRTIAGVVSARVHVSYDLDAGEGGRKMPPVHLSALASYEGDVDSAVLINDIKRFLKNSFAEVEYDNISVVVSRRSALQHETPRQIGKSDDGMPAAGILVVLAAAVGALAWFWYRRGEGRGALESVGERVRGKVQEERGGARDGKTD